The nucleotide sequence TCATTTCAAACTTGAATCCTTTAGATGAGGACGCATTGATTGAAATCTTAACAAAGCCTAAGAATGCACTTGTAAAACAATATCAAAAACTATTGGATATTGATGGTGTAGAATTAGAATTTACAGATGAAGCTCTTCGAGAGATTTCTGCACAAGCGATCGAACGTAAAACGGGTGCCCGTGGACTTCGTTCGATTATTGAAGGGGTTATGCTTGACGTTATGTTCGAGCTGCCATCTAGAGAAGACGTTGTCAAATGTATCGTAACGAAAGAAACGATCTCTGACAAAGTACCTCCAACGTTAGAGCTTGAAGATGGTACTGTAATCGAACAATCAAAAGAAACTCCAAAAGAGAGTGCTTAATTTTAAGGCCAGCTTATGCTGGTCTTTTTTGTTTGTTTTCAAGAATATCGCTGCCGCCGAAACCGAAACCTTGCTAACGTGAAATTATTTGGAATAACGTGAAATTATTTAAATTAACGTGAATATAATCTAAGTTAACGTGAATAAAAGTCATTTAATGTGAATATATTTTGGGCTGTTACTCCCAAACGCACATAAGGTATGTATGTTTTTGTGAAAAGTACATTTATCGCATGCCCCAGCAAAAACCTACTCTTTAATGTCTTAAAAAGTTACCTCTCAGAACAAAACGCGATCAGTTTTGTACCAAACTGATTGTTTCGATGATTTCATATTAAAAAAAGAACTTCCTAGTTGCAGTTCCCCGCAGTTCTCTACTATAAAGAACATTTCTCATCATTCCTTTCTTTTTAACAGGATTACCGTTTAGTTAATCACCTCCTCGGAGATACTATGATTATCACTACATAGGTACCGGGAGGAAAAACAATGAACTGGACTGGCATAGCATTACTCATTCAATTATTTTTTGGAATCATAATCGGTCTGTATTTTTGGAACCTGCTGAGAAACCAGCGTTCTCAAAAAGTGAGCGTAGATAAAGAATCAAGAAAAGAGATGGAACAGCTCAGAAGAATGCGTTCGATCTCGTTATCAGAACCATTGTCTGAACGAGTACGTCCTGGTAAATTTGAAGATATTATAGGACAAGAAGATGGGATAAAAGCTTTGAAAGCGGCGTTATGTGGACCTAATCCCCAACATGTTATTGTCTATGGACCACCAGGAGTAGGTAAAACAGCTGCTGCTCGTTTAGTTTTAGAAGAAGCAAAACGAAATAACACATCACCTTTTCGTTCGACAGCTGTTTTTGTTGAATTAGATGCAACTACAGCCCGTTTTGATGAACGGGGAATAGCAGATCCTCTAATTGGTTCTGTTCATGATCCTATTTACCAAGGTGCTGGTGCGATGGGACAGGCAGGAATTCCGCAGCCTAAACAAGGGGCGGTTACGAATGCGCATGGTGGAGTTTTATTTATAGATGAGATTGGTGAACTTCACCCTATTCAGATGAACAAACTCTTAAAAGTATTAGAAGATCGGAAGGTTTTTTTAGAAAGTGCTTATTATTCTGAGGAGAACGCAAACATTCCTCAGCATATTCATGATATTTTCCAAAACGGTCTGCCTGCCGATTTTCGTATGATCGGGGCAACAACACGTATGCCAGAAGAACTTCCACCTGCGATTCGTTCAAGATGTTTAGAAGTATTTTTTAGAGAATTACAGCCGGCTGAAATCGAGCAGATTGCAAAAAGAGCTGCAGATAAAATCCAACTAGGAATTGATGAAGAGTCATTAAAATACATGGCTCAGTATGCAAGAAATGGCCGAGAAGCTGTCAACATGATCCAGATAGCAGCGGGATTAGCGATTACAGAACAACGTAAAAGTATTACAAAAAGTGATGTAGAGTGGGTTACACATTCAAGCAGGATGGCACCAAGGCCAGAGCGGAAAATTGGAGAAAAGCCTAAGATTGGTTTAGTAAATGGTCTTGCTGTGTATGGCCCTACAAGCGGAGCGTTATTAGAGATTGAGACTACCGTTCTTCCTGCTAAGAAACAGGGTACTATTACAATAACAGGAATTGCCGAGGAAGAGAGTATCGGAAATCAATCAAAGTCCATTAGAAGAAAAAGTATGGCTAAAGGTTCAGTAGAAAACGTCATTACCGTTCTTCGATATATGGGAGTAGACGCAAGCATGTATGATATACACGTTAACTTTCCAGGCGGTGGCCCGGTAGATGGTCCTTCAGCGGGAATCGCGATTGCATCTTCCATCTATTCAGCGATTCATAATATAAAAATTGATCACGAGCTCGCGATGACAGGGGAAATTAGTATCCACGGAAAAGTAAAGCCGGTCGGAGGGGTAATGGCCAAAATATTGGCTGCTAAAGACGCAGGTGCTAAGCGTGTACTCATTCCGTTTGAAAATAATCAAAAGATATTTGACAGCATTGAAGATGTGGAAATTATCCCGGTGAAAAAACTCTCGGAAGTCTTTCAGCATGCCTTTTTAGATGAGAGTGAAGAGCAATCCGTACCTGCATCAGCAGCATTAAACTCCCCTCCTTCTTCTGTTTAAGGAGAAGAAGGGGGTTTCTTTTTATTCTGCTTCTAGAGGCAGGTCACACAAGCTTTATAGAAAACATAGCTTACATTAGACAAAGTTAAGCATTATCGGTAGAATTGTACAAAGACTATGCATATAATTAATGATTACATAGCAGTTTTCGGAGGTGTTTTTAATGGGGGAAAAACGAGTTCTTCCGCTCCTCCCTCTACGCGGATTGTTGGTCTATCCAACGATGGTGCTTCATCTTGATGTAGGAAGAGAAAAGTCCATTCAAGCGCTTGAAAAAGTTATGCTTGATGACCAGATGATTTTTCTATCTACACAAAAAGAGGTATCTATTGAAGATCCAGCTGAAGAGGAAATTTATAATGTAGGAACGTTATCAAAAGTCAATCAGATGCTCAAACTGCCAAACGGCACGATACGAGTACTAGTAGAAGGTATTAAACGCGGGAAAATCACTGCTTTTATGGATGAAAAAACCCATACGGAAGTAGAAGTAGAGCTAACAGATGATGTTGATGTGAAAGAAGCTGAAACGGAAGCGTTGATGCGAGCAGTTCTGGCACAATTCGAACAATACATAAATCTATCAAAGAAAGTGACTCCTGAGACTCTTGCCTCTGTTCAAGATATTACAGAGCCTGGGCGATTGGCGGACGTTATATCTTCACACCTTTCCCTCAAGATTAAAGAAAAACAAAAAATTCTTGAGATCTTCGATGTGAAAGAAAGGCTTGAACACTTGCTTTCTTTGTTAAACAATGAAAAAGAAGTACTCGGTCTTGAGAAGAAGATTGGTCAGCGTGTTAAAAAAGCGATGGAAAAAACGCAGAAGGAATACTATTTGCGTGAACAGATGAAAGCCATCCAAAAAGAGCTTGGTGACAAAGAAGGTAAAGTTGGTGAGGTCAGTACGCTGAAAGAGCGTATTGAAGCGTCTGATATGCCAGAACATGTCATGGAGCTAGCTAAGAAAGAACTGGA is from Fictibacillus sp. b24 and encodes:
- the lonB gene encoding ATP-dependent protease LonB codes for the protein MNWTGIALLIQLFFGIIIGLYFWNLLRNQRSQKVSVDKESRKEMEQLRRMRSISLSEPLSERVRPGKFEDIIGQEDGIKALKAALCGPNPQHVIVYGPPGVGKTAAARLVLEEAKRNNTSPFRSTAVFVELDATTARFDERGIADPLIGSVHDPIYQGAGAMGQAGIPQPKQGAVTNAHGGVLFIDEIGELHPIQMNKLLKVLEDRKVFLESAYYSEENANIPQHIHDIFQNGLPADFRMIGATTRMPEELPPAIRSRCLEVFFRELQPAEIEQIAKRAADKIQLGIDEESLKYMAQYARNGREAVNMIQIAAGLAITEQRKSITKSDVEWVTHSSRMAPRPERKIGEKPKIGLVNGLAVYGPTSGALLEIETTVLPAKKQGTITITGIAEEESIGNQSKSIRRKSMAKGSVENVITVLRYMGVDASMYDIHVNFPGGGPVDGPSAGIAIASSIYSAIHNIKIDHELAMTGEISIHGKVKPVGGVMAKILAAKDAGAKRVLIPFENNQKIFDSIEDVEIIPVKKLSEVFQHAFLDESEEQSVPASAALNSPPSSV